The following coding sequences are from one Clostridioides difficile ATCC 9689 = DSM 1296 window:
- a CDS encoding D-alanyl-D-alanine carboxypeptidase family protein: MKKLASTALAILIALTPLSFSFANNKENADANQLNISSKSAILMDVGSGQILYEKDAHKKLPPASVTKVMTMLLIVEALDSGKIKLDDEVQVSETASSMGGSQIFLEPGETQKVDTLLKGIAVASANDACVAMAEHLAGSVEGFVDRMNAKAKELNMNDTHFANTNGLPVANHYTSAHDIALMSRELLKHEMISKYLTTWMDKVVVGKKQVTVGLANTNKLIKHYQGATGVKTGFTQEAKYCLSASAKRGNTHLVAATLGAETSPERFNDASSLLNYGFANYESVKLCSKGDNIATLTLDKADENKVKLVAKEDLNTLIKKGSSKEFEKKIEIVKNPKMPIKKGTVLGKIKICKDKKVIGEVELINTKDINKASYLQMLQRIIDNMI, encoded by the coding sequence ATGAAAAAATTAGCTAGTACTGCTTTGGCTATATTAATTGCGCTTACTCCTTTAAGCTTTTCTTTTGCAAATAATAAGGAAAATGCTGATGCCAACCAACTAAATATATCTTCAAAATCAGCAATTTTGATGGATGTTGGTAGTGGACAAATTTTATATGAAAAGGATGCTCATAAAAAGCTTCCTCCTGCTAGTGTAACTAAGGTAATGACTATGCTACTTATAGTAGAAGCTTTGGATTCAGGCAAGATTAAGCTTGATGATGAAGTTCAAGTAAGTGAAACTGCATCTAGTATGGGTGGTAGTCAAATATTCCTAGAGCCAGGAGAAACTCAAAAGGTTGATACATTATTAAAAGGTATAGCTGTTGCTTCTGCAAATGATGCTTGTGTTGCTATGGCTGAACACTTAGCTGGAAGTGTTGAAGGATTTGTTGATAGAATGAATGCTAAAGCAAAAGAGTTAAATATGAATGATACTCATTTTGCAAATACAAATGGACTTCCAGTTGCAAACCACTATACATCTGCTCATGATATAGCTTTAATGTCTAGAGAACTATTAAAACACGAAATGATAAGTAAATACTTAACTACATGGATGGATAAGGTTGTAGTAGGGAAGAAACAAGTTACAGTAGGTCTTGCAAATACTAATAAACTTATAAAGCATTATCAAGGAGCAACTGGTGTTAAAACTGGTTTTACTCAAGAAGCAAAATACTGTTTATCAGCATCTGCAAAGAGAGGTAATACTCATCTAGTTGCTGCAACTTTAGGAGCAGAGACTTCTCCAGAAAGATTTAATGATGCCTCTAGCCTTTTAAACTATGGATTTGCTAATTATGAAAGTGTTAAGTTATGTAGTAAAGGTGATAATATAGCAACACTTACATTGGATAAGGCTGATGAAAACAAAGTTAAATTGGTTGCTAAAGAAGATTTAAATACTCTTATTAAAAAAGGAAGTTCTAAAGAATTTGAGAAGAAAATTGAAATAGTAAAAAATCCTAAGATGCCAATTAAAAAGGGAACTGTTTTAGGAAAAATAAAGATATGTAAAGATAAAAAAGTAATAGGCGAAGTG